From the Natranaeroarchaeum aerophilus genome, one window contains:
- a CDS encoding glycoside hydrolase family 2 protein: MTPTPRPDGPSDRQSLNGIWEFTAETAEGPDQLDGNWNPHSVPAEWTHEGYEVDSYLGEDGWKDVGPSDYERGWYRREFAVDDDWDGSRLKLRFGAVYTHGEVWVNGQRLGEHDGGYTPFEFDVTGIVDTGESNTITVAVAEETLATDMGWGTGRGGITRDVTLFAVPDCHLSACQVETELPDEDGNAIVRVLATVTNEGEVSVDDAVLTVDLTDPDGNRAASVEEELDLIDPGEELQHVVELELSEYTTWDPVHPELYDLDATISAGGEEHAVDQRVGIREIDVEGTELLVNGQPVTLRGVNWEEVHEDHGQSVPAEQTYQDMKLLREANVNYVRTAHHPPSEALLDACDELGLFVEVEAPFFQLDAADPYDDDLIVQQTAEMVERDRSHTSVFCWSLGNEGDPGGIEGHYDAAATVDQLDGTRPVIYHYDQWNFADDTVDPLDLGVDVANHHYPATRPGFGVQNFAAFEIPVLFGEFGHTYTYNGHELATDPGERDAWVAVFEKTWEQVRDVDACIGAAIWAGGDQIQPARGVEDGKIVGADEYRWGLVDGLRRPRPELWHVTKIYSPVQVVSTDWSDDELVVDVENRCEFSTLAEHTVEWQAGDDSGELDPEIAPGETGTVTIPVSSAEEAVLRVDDRRGFTVNTFEFTRREASVDAPATELGSDAVSGTANAITIDGADYTATIDRETGHVEITHGDDPEPIVDGIDIGMTPSEDGESPPYYGDALEHRLDGRSLQDVQVVEGGGAAEITVEYDVATGTVLLRPLEEGIHVEYEYTLTEEQDSKEAGIVFSMTEDHETLSWTRDADWSTYPDAYDHIGRENGTARAFPTGERPEDDVARLNRDVQWADGVTKHGSNDFRSTKRNALSTTLTNADDGLGAQLWPRTGQHVRSMVRDDTVDMFVLDRRIGGVGLSFLDRLMLLGEDATVESGTGFSGAVTLGVAVEN; the protein is encoded by the coding sequence ATGACGCCCACACCCCGACCCGACGGGCCGAGCGACCGGCAGTCACTGAACGGCATCTGGGAGTTCACTGCCGAAACAGCAGAGGGTCCCGACCAACTCGACGGGAACTGGAACCCGCACAGCGTTCCCGCCGAGTGGACCCACGAGGGGTACGAGGTCGATTCCTACCTCGGTGAGGACGGCTGGAAGGACGTCGGCCCCTCGGACTACGAACGGGGCTGGTATCGCCGCGAATTCGCAGTTGATGACGACTGGGACGGGAGCCGACTCAAACTCCGCTTCGGTGCGGTCTACACCCACGGCGAGGTATGGGTCAACGGCCAGCGTCTGGGCGAGCACGACGGCGGCTACACCCCCTTCGAGTTCGACGTCACCGGAATCGTTGACACCGGCGAGAGCAACACGATCACCGTTGCTGTCGCCGAGGAGACCCTCGCGACCGATATGGGCTGGGGTACCGGTCGGGGCGGCATCACCCGGGACGTGACGCTCTTTGCCGTCCCGGACTGTCACCTTTCGGCGTGTCAGGTCGAGACGGAACTTCCGGACGAGGACGGCAACGCTATTGTCCGCGTGCTCGCTACGGTGACCAACGAGGGGGAGGTGAGTGTCGACGACGCCGTCCTCACCGTCGACCTCACTGATCCGGACGGCAACCGCGCCGCATCGGTCGAGGAAGAACTTGATCTGATCGATCCCGGTGAAGAACTCCAGCACGTCGTCGAACTCGAACTCTCGGAGTACACGACGTGGGATCCCGTCCATCCGGAGCTGTACGATCTCGACGCCACGATCTCCGCTGGCGGGGAAGAACACGCAGTCGATCAACGAGTCGGGATCCGCGAGATTGACGTCGAGGGAACCGAGTTGCTCGTCAACGGCCAGCCAGTCACGCTTCGCGGCGTCAACTGGGAGGAAGTCCACGAGGATCACGGCCAGTCCGTCCCGGCGGAGCAGACCTACCAGGACATGAAGCTGCTCCGCGAGGCGAACGTCAACTACGTTCGGACAGCCCATCACCCGCCCTCGGAGGCGCTGCTCGACGCCTGTGATGAGCTCGGATTGTTTGTGGAAGTGGAGGCCCCGTTCTTCCAGCTCGACGCTGCCGACCCGTACGACGATGACCTCATCGTCCAGCAGACCGCCGAGATGGTCGAACGCGATCGCAGTCACACCTCCGTCTTCTGCTGGTCGCTCGGCAACGAGGGGGACCCGGGCGGTATCGAGGGCCACTACGACGCCGCAGCGACGGTCGATCAACTGGACGGCACGCGACCGGTGATCTACCACTACGACCAGTGGAACTTCGCCGACGACACCGTGGATCCGCTGGATCTCGGCGTCGACGTAGCGAACCACCACTACCCCGCGACACGGCCCGGATTCGGCGTTCAGAACTTTGCAGCGTTTGAGATTCCAGTCCTGTTCGGGGAGTTCGGTCACACCTACACGTACAACGGTCACGAGCTAGCAACAGATCCTGGCGAACGCGACGCCTGGGTAGCGGTCTTCGAGAAGACGTGGGAACAGGTCCGGGACGTCGACGCCTGCATCGGCGCGGCGATCTGGGCAGGTGGCGACCAGATCCAGCCAGCAAGGGGAGTAGAAGACGGCAAGATCGTTGGAGCCGACGAATACCGGTGGGGACTGGTGGACGGCCTCAGACGCCCCAGACCCGAACTCTGGCACGTCACGAAGATCTACTCACCAGTACAGGTCGTCTCGACCGACTGGTCCGACGACGAACTCGTCGTCGACGTAGAGAACCGCTGTGAGTTCTCGACGCTCGCGGAACACACCGTCGAGTGGCAGGCAGGCGACGACAGCGGCGAACTCGACCCCGAGATCGCTCCCGGTGAGACCGGCACGGTGACGATCCCCGTCTCATCGGCCGAGGAGGCGGTACTGCGAGTCGACGATCGACGGGGGTTCACCGTCAACACGTTCGAGTTCACCCGTCGCGAGGCGAGCGTCGACGCCCCGGCGACAGAACTGGGATCGGACGCGGTCTCCGGGACTGCCAACGCAATCACTATCGACGGTGCCGACTACACGGCCACGATCGATCGAGAGACCGGCCACGTCGAGATTACGCACGGGGACGATCCGGAGCCGATCGTCGACGGGATCGATATCGGCATGACGCCCTCCGAGGATGGCGAGTCACCGCCGTACTACGGTGACGCCCTCGAACACCGGCTCGATGGACGGTCCCTACAGGACGTACAGGTAGTCGAAGGCGGTGGGGCCGCCGAGATCACAGTCGAATACGACGTTGCAACCGGTACCGTACTCCTTCGCCCGCTTGAGGAGGGCATCCACGTGGAGTACGAGTACACGCTCACCGAGGAGCAAGACAGCAAAGAAGCAGGTATCGTGTTCTCGATGACGGAGGATCACGAGACGCTCTCGTGGACGCGCGATGCGGACTGGAGCACGTACCCTGACGCGTACGATCATATCGGACGGGAGAACGGGACTGCGAGAGCGTTCCCGACTGGCGAGCGACCGGAGGATGACGTCGCCCGGTTAAACCGCGACGTCCAGTGGGCCGACGGCGTGACGAAACACGGCTCGAACGACTTCCGAAGCACGAAGCGGAACGCACTGTCGACAACGCTCACGAACGCCGACGACGGTCTCGGTGCGCAACTATGGCCACGGACCGGTCAGCACGTCCGATCGATGGTTCGTGACGATACGGTAGACATGTTCGTCCTCGATCGACGGATCGGCGGTGTCGGCCTGAGCTTCCTCGATCGGCTGATGCTCCTCGGTGAGGACGCGACAGTCGAATCAGGAACCGGGTTCTCCGGTGCCGTGACCCTCGGGGTGGCGGTGGAGAACTAA
- a CDS encoding beta-galactosidase translates to MSIGVCYFPEHWPSERWEQDVEEMVEAGIEYVRMSEFAWAQLEPERDEFDFEWLDTVVDHLHEQDIDVVLCTPTATPPRWLVDDHPDILQEEDDGTKREFGSRRHYCFNSESYRLETARIVDELGEHFADHPGVVGWQIDNEFGCHGTLRCYCNDCSAAFSEWLEDRHGDIEALNDNWGTDFWSQQYDRFEQIQPPRHTAAWHHPSLLLDYARFTSDSVVEFNALQADLLNDHNDDWFITHNFMDHYPELDSYDVCESLDFASWDSYPTGFAQERGDPSTDELLVGDLDWVSFNHDLYRSAADAPFWVMEQQPGDINWPPYSPQPAEGAVRLWAHHAMSHGAESVVYFRWRRCREGQEQYHAGLLDADGSKARGYEGASEAASELVGLPDPGEVSSSVAVLHEYDNLWAVDEQANTPDFEYWEHLHGYYAVLRRRGVSVDVVEPTAALDEYDAVVAPTLYLINEERADALESYVEDGGELLLTLRSGVKDRHNKLLNASAPGPLADLVGTTVDEHEAQHPKQEQVVEYRGETYGYHTWNERLSPDSATVVGTYAAGSPDGLAAITEHEFGAGSAVYCGLWPDEDLTDRLVDDLLDRAGVEALSEPLPDNVRVTERGGKTWVTNGTGESVEIDASADAEFLLGEATVPAYDLSIADGPVTGLDVKVDESQS, encoded by the coding sequence ATGTCGATAGGAGTCTGTTACTTCCCCGAGCACTGGCCGAGCGAGCGCTGGGAACAGGACGTCGAGGAGATGGTCGAAGCTGGAATCGAGTACGTCAGGATGTCGGAGTTCGCGTGGGCACAGCTAGAGCCCGAGCGTGACGAGTTCGACTTCGAGTGGCTCGACACGGTCGTCGATCACCTGCACGAGCAGGATATTGATGTCGTCCTCTGTACGCCGACCGCGACGCCACCGCGCTGGCTCGTCGACGATCACCCGGACATTCTACAGGAAGAGGACGACGGGACGAAACGGGAGTTCGGAAGCCGCCGCCACTACTGTTTCAACTCGGAGTCGTACCGGCTGGAAACTGCCCGGATCGTCGACGAACTCGGCGAACACTTCGCCGATCATCCCGGCGTCGTCGGCTGGCAGATCGACAACGAGTTCGGCTGTCACGGCACGCTCCGGTGTTACTGTAATGACTGTTCGGCCGCGTTCAGCGAGTGGCTCGAAGACCGCCACGGCGACATCGAAGCGCTCAACGACAACTGGGGGACCGACTTCTGGAGCCAGCAGTACGACCGCTTCGAGCAGATCCAGCCGCCACGTCACACCGCAGCGTGGCACCATCCGTCGCTCCTGCTCGATTACGCACGCTTTACGAGCGACAGCGTGGTCGAGTTCAACGCCCTGCAGGCCGACCTGCTGAACGACCACAACGACGACTGGTTCATCACGCACAACTTCATGGACCACTACCCCGAACTCGACAGCTACGACGTCTGCGAGTCGCTCGACTTCGCGTCGTGGGACTCGTACCCGACCGGCTTCGCCCAGGAGCGCGGCGACCCCTCGACCGACGAGCTACTCGTGGGCGATCTCGACTGGGTTTCCTTCAATCACGATCTCTACCGCTCGGCGGCCGACGCGCCGTTCTGGGTGATGGAACAGCAGCCGGGCGACATCAACTGGCCGCCGTACTCGCCCCAGCCCGCCGAGGGTGCGGTCCGACTGTGGGCTCACCACGCGATGAGCCATGGTGCGGAATCGGTCGTCTACTTCCGCTGGCGGCGCTGCCGCGAAGGGCAAGAGCAGTATCACGCCGGACTGCTCGACGCCGACGGCAGCAAAGCGCGTGGATACGAGGGTGCAAGCGAGGCCGCGAGCGAGCTGGTGGGACTCCCCGATCCTGGTGAGGTCTCGTCGTCGGTCGCCGTGCTTCACGAGTACGACAACCTCTGGGCGGTCGACGAGCAGGCGAACACCCCGGACTTCGAGTACTGGGAGCACCTCCACGGCTACTACGCCGTGCTTCGGCGCCGTGGCGTCTCTGTGGATGTCGTCGAGCCGACCGCGGCGCTCGACGAGTACGACGCCGTCGTTGCACCGACGCTCTACCTGATCAACGAGGAGCGGGCGGACGCGCTCGAATCGTACGTCGAAGACGGGGGCGAGTTGCTCCTGACGCTCCGCTCGGGCGTCAAGGACCGACACAACAAGCTACTGAACGCGTCTGCGCCCGGCCCGCTGGCCGACCTCGTCGGAACGACTGTCGACGAACACGAAGCCCAGCACCCGAAACAGGAACAGGTCGTCGAGTACAGGGGGGAGACTTACGGCTACCACACCTGGAACGAGCGGCTCTCGCCCGACAGTGCAACCGTCGTCGGGACGTATGCCGCAGGCTCGCCTGACGGGCTGGCCGCGATCACCGAACACGAGTTCGGGGCCGGATCGGCGGTCTACTGCGGGCTCTGGCCCGATGAGGACCTGACGGATCGGCTCGTCGACGACTTGCTCGACAGAGCCGGCGTCGAGGCACTCTCAGAGCCGCTGCCGGACAACGTCCGCGTGACCGAGCGTGGCGGGAAGACATGGGTCACGAACGGTACCGGCGAGTCCGTCGAGATCGACGCATCCGCGGACGCCGAGTTCCTGCTCGGCGAGGCGACCGTCCCGGCCTATGACCTCAGTATCGCGGATGGTCCTGTCACTGGCCTCGACGTCAAGGTCGACGAGTCACAGTCGTAA